One window from the genome of Actinoplanes teichomyceticus ATCC 31121 encodes:
- a CDS encoding MFS transporter: MDVTEVPAGPDGGRRPGRVGGPITLAVIVGFQLMLVVDITIVNVALPAIQRALDFSTADLSWVANAYTLAVGGLLLLGGRAGDVLGRRRVFVAGVVVFTVASLAGGFATDPGWLIATRALQGVGAALAGPSTMALIANNFREGTERHRALGVFAAVSGGGGSLGIIGGGMLTEWASWRWVMFVNVPIGLAILLLTPRFVREADRRPGRLDVTGALLSSVGLTALTYAFIRGASDGWTDPLTLGAFAATAVLLTAFAVLERRADQPILPLGLFRGWLRAGAYLNMFLLAAAMIGVFYFLTLYMQNTLSFSPVETGLGFLAMTVPMFAAARWAPQLLARLGPKRLAVVGTLPVIASMGWLTTLSDHSSFVAHLLGPLLLIGIGVGLTFMPLNAIILATVEPRDIGSASGLLQAVQRVGSSLGLAILVAVAAHAGTASFAGQAARAFQVAAVLAVLALLVTVFVVRPKPAG, translated from the coding sequence ATGGATGTGACCGAGGTCCCGGCCGGACCGGACGGGGGCAGGCGTCCGGGTCGTGTGGGCGGCCCCATCACGCTCGCGGTGATCGTCGGTTTCCAGCTGATGCTGGTGGTGGACATCACCATCGTCAACGTCGCGCTGCCGGCGATCCAGCGGGCCCTCGACTTCTCCACCGCCGATCTGTCCTGGGTCGCCAACGCGTACACGCTCGCCGTCGGCGGCCTGCTGCTGCTGGGCGGCCGCGCCGGCGACGTCCTCGGCCGGCGCCGGGTGTTCGTCGCCGGGGTTGTCGTCTTCACCGTCGCCTCGCTCGCCGGCGGGTTCGCCACCGACCCCGGCTGGCTGATCGCCACCCGGGCGTTGCAGGGCGTCGGGGCGGCGCTGGCCGGGCCGAGCACGATGGCGCTGATCGCGAACAACTTCCGGGAGGGCACCGAACGGCACCGGGCGCTCGGCGTGTTCGCCGCGGTCTCCGGCGGCGGTGGCTCGCTGGGCATCATCGGCGGCGGCATGCTGACCGAGTGGGCGTCCTGGCGCTGGGTGATGTTCGTCAACGTCCCGATCGGCCTGGCGATCCTGCTGCTCACGCCGCGCTTCGTGCGCGAGGCCGACCGCCGCCCCGGCCGCCTCGACGTCACCGGCGCGCTGCTGTCCAGCGTCGGCCTGACCGCCCTGACCTACGCCTTCATCCGCGGCGCCTCGGACGGCTGGACCGACCCGCTGACCCTGGGCGCGTTCGCCGCCACGGCCGTGCTGCTGACCGCGTTCGCGGTGCTGGAGCGGCGCGCCGACCAGCCGATCCTGCCGCTGGGCCTGTTCCGCGGGTGGCTGCGCGCCGGCGCGTACCTGAACATGTTCCTGCTCGCCGCGGCGATGATCGGGGTGTTCTACTTCCTGACCCTGTACATGCAGAACACCCTGTCGTTCAGCCCGGTCGAGACCGGGCTGGGCTTCCTCGCGATGACCGTGCCGATGTTCGCCGCCGCCCGCTGGGCGCCGCAGCTGCTGGCCCGCCTCGGGCCGAAGCGGCTCGCGGTCGTCGGCACGCTGCCGGTGATCGCGTCGATGGGATGGCTGACCACGCTGTCGGACCACAGCTCGTTCGTGGCGCACCTGCTCGGTCCGCTGCTGCTGATCGGCATCGGGGTCGGGCTCACGTTCATGCCGCTCAACGCGATCATCCTGGCCACCGTGGAGCCGCGGGACATCGGCTCGGCGTCCGGCCTGCTGCAGGCGGTGCAGCGGGTGGGCAGCTCGCTGGGGCTGGCGATCCTGGTGGCGGTGGCCGCGCACGCCGGCACCGCGTCGTTCGCCGGTCAGGCGGCCCGGGCGTTCCAGGTGGCCGCGGTCCTCGCCGTTCTCGCGCTGCTGGTGACCGTCTTCGTGGTCCGGCCCAAGCCGGCCGGGTGA
- a CDS encoding malonic semialdehyde reductase, whose protein sequence is MPADRTATADLEHLYALNQEARSLLFTGARTAYRFSDEPVGDDQLRAIWELAKWPPTANNVNPMRILYLRTPEAKQRLLPLLAPPNRAKSSSAPVVAVLALDSEFDEYVPQLSPATPGMREALAAAPAMRDAMASFNSAIQAAYFLLAVRATGLAAGPMKGFDAPAVDREFFADGRWRSILVVNIGKPADAEATERLPRPEYDQVVRLL, encoded by the coding sequence ATGCCGGCCGACCGCACCGCCACCGCCGATCTCGAGCACCTCTACGCGTTGAACCAGGAGGCGCGCAGCCTGCTGTTCACCGGCGCGCGCACCGCGTACCGGTTCAGCGACGAGCCGGTCGGCGACGACCAGCTCCGGGCGATCTGGGAACTGGCCAAGTGGCCGCCCACCGCCAACAACGTCAACCCGATGCGGATCCTCTACCTGCGTACGCCGGAGGCGAAACAGCGGCTGCTGCCGCTGCTGGCGCCCCCGAACCGCGCGAAGAGCTCGTCCGCCCCGGTCGTCGCCGTCCTGGCGCTCGACAGCGAGTTCGACGAGTACGTCCCCCAGCTGTCGCCGGCCACGCCCGGGATGCGCGAGGCGCTGGCCGCCGCGCCTGCGATGCGCGATGCGATGGCGTCGTTCAACTCCGCCATCCAGGCGGCCTACTTCCTTCTCGCGGTACGCGCGACCGGGCTGGCCGCCGGCCCGATGAAGGGATTCGACGCGCCGGCGGTGGACCGGGAGTTCTTCGCGGACGGCCGGTGGCGCTCGATCCTCGTGGTCAACATCGGCAAGCCGGCCGACGCCGAGGCCACCGAGCGGCTGCCCCGGCCGGAGTACGACCAGGTCGTACGCCTGCTCTGA
- a CDS encoding 4'-phosphopantetheinyl transferase family protein, which yields MLAGLLPPAVVAVEAFDDIDGEPPFPGEEGLVARAVEVRRREFVTARRCARQALAGLGHPPAPILAGPRREPLWPAGVVGSITHCRGFRAAAVARRADLAALGIDAEPHGPLPEGVAEQVTLPGEREHLARLAATHPAVHWDRLLFSAKESVYKAWFPLTGRWLGFEEARLTFDPAAAAFHARILIDGRRADGGAPLTELTGRFLVERGLALTALHVAS from the coding sequence ATGCTCGCCGGCCTGCTGCCACCGGCGGTCGTGGCCGTGGAGGCGTTCGACGACATCGACGGGGAGCCGCCGTTCCCGGGCGAGGAGGGGCTGGTCGCCCGGGCCGTCGAGGTCCGCCGCCGCGAGTTCGTCACCGCCCGTCGCTGTGCCCGCCAGGCGCTCGCCGGGCTGGGCCACCCACCGGCGCCGATCCTGGCCGGGCCGCGCCGGGAACCGCTGTGGCCGGCCGGCGTGGTCGGCAGCATCACGCACTGCCGCGGCTTCCGGGCGGCTGCCGTCGCCCGGCGCGCCGATCTGGCCGCGCTGGGCATCGACGCGGAGCCGCACGGGCCGCTGCCGGAGGGCGTGGCCGAGCAGGTGACCCTGCCCGGCGAACGCGAGCACCTGGCCCGGCTCGCCGCCACGCACCCGGCCGTCCACTGGGACCGGCTGCTGTTCAGCGCCAAGGAGTCGGTCTACAAGGCCTGGTTCCCGCTGACCGGACGGTGGCTCGGCTTCGAGGAGGCGCGCCTGACGTTCGACCCGGCGGCGGCCGCCTTCCACGCCCGGATCCTCATCGACGGCCGGCGTGCCGACGGCGGGGCGCCGCTGACCGAGCTCACCGGACGCTTCCTGGTCGAGCGGGGGCTGGCGCTGACCGCGCTGCACGTTGCGTCCTGA
- a CDS encoding metallophosphoesterase family protein — protein sequence MAGALLAVSDLHVSYPENRQVVDRLRPGSPDDWLIVAGDVGEIFADVEKTLRALRDRFQQVIWAPGNHELWTHPNDPVQLRGEQRYRALVGMCRDAGVLTPEDDYPVWEGDGGPVAVAPLFQLYDYSFRVPGADTKEESLRRAYDAGVVCTDEALLHPDPYPSREEWCFQRLRETERRLDALDPALPTVLVSHWPLVRQPTEVLWFPEFAQWCGTERTADWHLRYRAVAAVYGHLHIPRTTQYDGVRFEEVSLGYPREWRRRGDRPEPIRRILGPVR from the coding sequence GTGGCGGGGGCTCTGCTGGCAGTCAGCGATCTGCACGTTTCCTATCCGGAGAACCGCCAGGTCGTCGACCGGCTGCGACCCGGATCGCCGGACGACTGGCTGATCGTGGCCGGTGACGTGGGCGAGATCTTCGCCGACGTCGAGAAGACCCTCCGGGCCCTGCGTGACCGGTTCCAGCAGGTGATCTGGGCGCCCGGCAACCACGAGCTGTGGACCCACCCGAACGACCCGGTGCAGCTGCGCGGCGAGCAGCGCTACCGGGCGCTGGTGGGGATGTGCCGCGACGCCGGGGTGCTCACGCCGGAGGACGACTACCCGGTGTGGGAGGGCGACGGCGGCCCGGTCGCGGTGGCGCCGCTCTTCCAGCTGTACGACTACTCGTTCCGTGTCCCGGGCGCCGACACCAAGGAGGAGTCGCTGCGCCGGGCCTACGACGCCGGGGTGGTGTGCACGGACGAGGCGCTGCTGCACCCGGACCCGTACCCGAGCCGGGAGGAGTGGTGTTTCCAGCGGCTGCGGGAGACCGAGCGCCGGCTCGACGCGCTGGACCCGGCGCTGCCCACCGTCCTGGTCAGCCACTGGCCCCTGGTCCGGCAGCCGACCGAGGTCCTGTGGTTCCCGGAGTTCGCGCAGTGGTGCGGGACGGAGCGCACCGCGGACTGGCACCTGCGCTACCGCGCGGTCGCCGCGGTCTACGGCCACCTGCACATCCCCCGCACCACGCAGTACGACGGGGTGCGCTTCGAGGAGGTCTCGCTGGGCTATCCGCGCGAGTGGCGCCGCCGCGGCGACCGGCCGGAGCCGATCCGGCGCATCCTGGGGCCGGTCCGGTGA
- a CDS encoding serine/threonine-protein kinase, translating to MGIGRFVESGFLIGERYRLLERLGHGGMSVVWRADDDVLGRQVAVKVLSARLATDPGTLHQLRAEARAAAGLRHPAVVEVYDYGETTHRGKLLPYVVMELVDGRTMADLLSGDRIPWRLAVLICAQVAAALAAAHARGVVHRDVKPGNVMVTSSGVKLVDFGISAAVGVMDGADGQLLGTPAYLAPERIRGGPVRPATDVYALGLLLYLSLAGRMPWRASTATQMLKAHYYTEPAPMPAVPGLPSEVVRLVSRCLAKKPDERPAAAQVARVLGEIAGLPPAELMRAAAAPTVSIPRSRRLAGRAAAGLARVPGGRRTVVAGSTAGALIVAGLVAWPGNGPRTAPPAAAAAAPQACAVRYEVERPARDGRTPVAVSVRNTGAAAMPAWQLSFALPGRQRLLHGWSASWQQQGETIRAGGGALPAGGSVTAGFETTADPGGVAVPRSFTVNGTVCRSETSTPPPATGAAGAGAAGAGAAGAGAAGAGAAGAGAAGAGAAVRPTAAGAAPAGARAAVVAPKPGKGPAKPRTKVKDKGKAKKGKD from the coding sequence GTGGGCATCGGCAGGTTCGTGGAGAGCGGCTTCCTGATCGGCGAGCGGTACCGGCTTCTCGAACGGCTCGGTCATGGCGGCATGTCGGTGGTGTGGCGCGCCGACGACGACGTGCTGGGTCGCCAGGTCGCCGTCAAGGTGCTGTCGGCGAGGCTGGCGACCGATCCGGGGACGCTGCACCAGCTGCGCGCGGAAGCCCGGGCCGCGGCCGGACTGCGCCACCCCGCGGTCGTCGAGGTGTACGACTACGGCGAGACCACGCACCGCGGCAAGCTCCTGCCGTACGTGGTGATGGAGCTGGTCGACGGCCGGACGATGGCCGATCTGCTCAGCGGCGACCGCATCCCGTGGCGGCTGGCCGTGCTGATCTGCGCGCAGGTGGCGGCCGCCCTGGCCGCGGCACACGCGCGCGGTGTCGTGCACCGCGACGTGAAACCGGGCAACGTCATGGTCACCTCGTCCGGGGTGAAGCTGGTCGACTTCGGCATCTCGGCCGCCGTGGGCGTGATGGACGGCGCGGACGGTCAGCTGCTGGGCACGCCGGCCTACCTGGCGCCGGAACGCATCCGGGGCGGCCCGGTGCGCCCGGCCACCGATGTGTACGCCCTTGGCCTGCTGCTGTACCTGAGCCTGGCCGGGCGGATGCCGTGGCGCGCCTCGACCGCCACGCAGATGCTGAAGGCGCACTACTACACCGAGCCGGCCCCGATGCCCGCCGTGCCGGGCCTGCCGTCCGAGGTGGTCCGCCTGGTGTCGCGCTGCCTGGCGAAGAAGCCGGACGAGCGGCCGGCCGCCGCGCAGGTGGCCCGGGTGCTCGGCGAGATCGCCGGACTGCCACCGGCGGAGTTGATGCGGGCGGCGGCGGCGCCCACCGTGTCGATCCCCCGGTCCCGCCGGCTCGCCGGCCGGGCCGCGGCGGGCCTGGCCCGGGTGCCCGGCGGGCGCCGGACCGTGGTCGCCGGGAGCACGGCCGGCGCATTGATCGTGGCGGGCCTTGTCGCGTGGCCGGGCAACGGCCCCCGGACCGCGCCGCCGGCGGCCGCCGCGGCCGCGCCGCAAGCGTGCGCCGTCCGGTACGAGGTCGAGCGTCCCGCGCGGGACGGGCGGACACCGGTCGCCGTCTCGGTGCGCAACACCGGCGCGGCGGCCATGCCGGCCTGGCAGCTCAGCTTCGCGCTGCCCGGCCGGCAGCGGCTGCTCCACGGCTGGTCGGCCAGCTGGCAGCAGCAGGGCGAGACGATCCGGGCCGGCGGCGGCGCCCTGCCGGCCGGCGGCTCGGTCACGGCCGGCTTCGAGACGACAGCGGATCCGGGCGGTGTGGCCGTTCCGCGATCCTTCACGGTCAACGGCACAGTGTGCCGGAGCGAGACGTCGACGCCGCCGCCCGCTACCGGGGCTGCCGGGGCCGGGGCCGCCGGGGCCGGGGCCGCCGGGGCAGGGGCCGCCGGGGCAGGGGCCGCCGGGGCAGGGGCCGCCGGGGCCGGGGCCGCCGTCCGGCCGACCGCCGCGGGCGCGGCGCCGGCCGGGGCGCGCGCGGCCGTCGTCGCGCCGAAGCCCGGCAAGGGCCCGGCGAAGCCCAGGACCAAGGTCAAGGACAAGGGCAAGGCCAAAAAGGGCAAGGACTGA
- a CDS encoding NBR1-Ig-like domain-containing protein gives MEDQHVPAEPVGHRAAAERFAGQLRALRASVGNPSFRKMAGRSGRISHTTLHEAAAGARFPSWETTREFVRACEADEAQWRRRWEEAQRTGEAPAAPPAGPAPGPGPAAPVAAGAAQAGGQDAGTPAAGADAAAPEPGPAVADPQPAGAAAVTDARRRRPRWLAAAVVAVVVLVTAAVAVLAVRGRPRDDAGQAAPSSGPRLPGDASQFVADITVPDGMEVKVGEEFTKVWAIANVGTVGWHNRFLARINPPGDGGGCRTPERVPIGDTLPGEQVMISVPVTAPSAPGRCWVSWKMVDEQGRPFFPSRRPVYFLVNVVA, from the coding sequence ATGGAAGACCAGCATGTGCCCGCGGAGCCGGTGGGGCACCGGGCGGCCGCCGAGCGCTTCGCCGGACAGCTGCGGGCGCTGCGGGCCTCCGTGGGCAACCCGTCGTTCCGGAAGATGGCCGGGCGGTCCGGCCGCATCTCGCACACGACCCTGCACGAGGCCGCGGCCGGGGCACGCTTCCCGTCCTGGGAGACCACCCGCGAGTTCGTCCGGGCGTGCGAGGCGGACGAGGCGCAGTGGCGGCGCCGCTGGGAGGAGGCGCAGCGTACCGGCGAGGCCCCGGCCGCGCCGCCGGCCGGCCCGGCGCCGGGTCCCGGACCGGCCGCCCCGGTCGCCGCCGGCGCCGCGCAGGCCGGCGGGCAGGACGCCGGGACGCCGGCCGCCGGCGCCGATGCGGCGGCGCCGGAGCCCGGTCCGGCCGTGGCGGACCCGCAGCCGGCCGGCGCGGCCGCGGTCACGGACGCGCGGCGGCGCCGCCCGCGGTGGCTCGCCGCCGCGGTGGTCGCGGTGGTCGTGCTGGTGACCGCCGCCGTCGCCGTCCTCGCCGTCCGTGGCCGCCCCCGGGACGACGCGGGCCAGGCGGCGCCCTCCTCCGGCCCGCGGCTGCCCGGGGATGCGAGCCAGTTCGTCGCCGACATCACCGTGCCCGACGGTATGGAGGTGAAGGTCGGCGAAGAGTTCACGAAGGTGTGGGCGATCGCGAACGTGGGCACGGTCGGCTGGCACAACCGGTTCCTGGCCCGGATCAACCCGCCCGGTGACGGCGGCGGCTGCCGCACGCCGGAGCGGGTGCCGATCGGCGACACGCTGCCCGGCGAACAGGTCATGATCAGTGTTCCGGTCACCGCGCCGAGCGCGCCCGGGCGATGCTGGGTCAGCTGGAAGATGGTCGACGAGCAGGGCCGGCCGTTCTTCCCCAGCCGCCGGCCGGTGTACTTCCTGGTCAACGTCGTCGCCTGA
- a CDS encoding class I SAM-dependent methyltransferase yields MTEQLDPARFDDSYRDERRVRGAKMGTPWDIGRPQPVVEELVAHGALRGEVLDPGTGPGHHAILYASRGYSVTAVDSSPTAIELARANAAAAGVKVNFEVADATELAGYENRFDTVVDSAFYHVFGHDEQTQGRYARALHRATRPGARWYLFEFGVHNINGLTLPLGLPAENFRRVLPAAGWEITYLGPSSYLANLSVAALQGTPGHHPADNPGVKDLVNRLEVLEPLLGDDSAHVPVWAVHATRVD; encoded by the coding sequence ATGACGGAACAGCTTGATCCGGCACGGTTCGACGACTCCTACCGCGACGAGCGGCGGGTCCGCGGCGCCAAGATGGGCACGCCGTGGGACATCGGCCGCCCGCAGCCGGTCGTCGAGGAACTGGTCGCCCACGGCGCGCTGCGCGGCGAGGTGCTCGACCCGGGCACCGGCCCCGGCCACCACGCCATCCTGTACGCCTCCCGCGGCTACTCGGTGACCGCGGTGGACAGCTCCCCGACGGCGATCGAGCTGGCCCGCGCCAACGCGGCGGCCGCCGGGGTGAAGGTGAACTTCGAGGTCGCCGACGCCACCGAGCTGGCCGGCTACGAGAACCGTTTCGACACCGTCGTGGACAGCGCCTTCTACCACGTCTTCGGGCACGACGAGCAGACCCAGGGCCGCTACGCCCGGGCGCTGCACCGCGCGACCCGGCCGGGCGCCCGCTGGTACCTGTTCGAGTTCGGCGTGCACAACATCAACGGCCTCACGCTGCCGCTCGGGCTGCCCGCGGAGAACTTCCGCCGGGTGCTGCCCGCGGCCGGCTGGGAGATCACCTACCTGGGCCCCTCGTCGTACCTGGCGAACCTGAGCGTGGCCGCGTTGCAGGGCACGCCCGGGCACCACCCGGCCGACAACCCCGGGGTCAAGGACCTGGTGAACCGGCTGGAGGTGCTGGAGCCGCTGCTGGGTGACGACAGCGCGCACGTCCCGGTGTGGGCGGTGCACGCCACCCGCGTCGACTGA
- a CDS encoding FAD-binding oxidoreductase — translation MRGYNRRFIGAPESVYVVTDTAQVIAALTEAVRQDKRVVVRGGGHCLENFVEDPAVQVVIDLSRLDDVRYDPLMGAFAVGGGATLGRVYTALDLGWGVTLPAGSCPAVGVGGHVPGGGNGVLSRLHGHASDHLYAVEVVVVGADGTARAVVATREPDDPNHDLWWAHTGGGGGNFGIVTRFWFRTPGADVTDPATLLPRRPSRFVLATAAWRWEDLDEQRFATLLDNFAGWCARNSAPDTAAAAVHGEVVAFRKEFGLVTLMGRLDPSEPGSRELLDAYLAEVSAGMPEPVARTLEDEPWLYKMINVPDPAATFGMQSSRLRSKLKAAYLRTGLDGTQLSAAYRHLTDPGYAHPAGAIVLASWGGRINAVAPADTATSQRDSTMLMSVVTAWDEAGEDERHLAWVRSFYRELFAATGGVPVRDERTDGSYINWPDGDLADPEWNTSGVPWSTLYYGDNYPRLREIKSRWDPRNVFRHALSVEGLASAGEDGATGQPVAGPRDTVA, via the coding sequence ATGCGCGGGTACAACCGCCGGTTCATCGGCGCCCCGGAGAGCGTGTACGTGGTAACCGACACCGCGCAGGTGATCGCGGCCCTGACCGAGGCCGTACGCCAGGACAAGCGGGTGGTCGTCCGCGGCGGCGGGCACTGCCTGGAGAACTTCGTCGAGGACCCGGCCGTACAGGTGGTCATCGACCTGTCCCGCCTCGACGACGTCCGCTACGACCCGCTGATGGGCGCCTTCGCGGTCGGCGGCGGGGCCACCCTCGGCCGCGTCTACACCGCCCTCGACCTGGGCTGGGGGGTGACCCTGCCGGCCGGCAGCTGCCCGGCGGTCGGGGTGGGCGGTCACGTTCCCGGCGGCGGCAACGGGGTGCTGTCCCGGCTGCACGGGCACGCCTCCGACCACCTGTACGCGGTGGAGGTGGTCGTGGTCGGCGCCGACGGGACCGCGCGCGCGGTGGTGGCCACCCGCGAGCCGGACGACCCCAACCACGACCTGTGGTGGGCGCACACCGGGGGTGGCGGCGGCAACTTCGGCATCGTGACCCGGTTCTGGTTCCGTACCCCGGGCGCCGACGTGACCGACCCGGCCACGCTCCTGCCGCGGCGGCCGTCCCGCTTCGTCCTGGCGACCGCCGCCTGGCGCTGGGAGGACCTCGACGAGCAGCGGTTCGCCACCCTGCTGGACAACTTCGCCGGCTGGTGCGCGCGCAACAGCGCCCCGGACACCGCGGCCGCCGCGGTACACGGTGAGGTGGTCGCGTTCCGCAAGGAGTTCGGCCTGGTCACCCTGATGGGCCGGCTGGACCCGTCCGAGCCGGGCAGCCGGGAGCTGCTCGACGCCTACCTGGCCGAGGTCTCCGCCGGGATGCCCGAGCCGGTGGCCCGGACGCTGGAGGACGAGCCCTGGCTGTACAAGATGATCAACGTGCCGGACCCGGCCGCCACGTTCGGTATGCAGTCCTCCCGGCTGCGGTCCAAGCTCAAGGCGGCGTACCTGCGGACCGGCCTGGACGGCACGCAACTGAGCGCCGCGTACCGGCACCTCACCGATCCCGGGTACGCCCACCCGGCCGGCGCGATCGTGCTGGCCAGCTGGGGCGGCCGGATCAACGCGGTGGCCCCCGCGGACACCGCCACCTCGCAGCGCGACTCGACCATGCTCATGTCGGTCGTGACCGCCTGGGACGAGGCCGGCGAGGACGAGCGTCACCTCGCCTGGGTGCGGTCGTTCTATCGGGAGCTGTTCGCCGCGACCGGTGGCGTTCCGGTCCGCGACGAGCGCACCGACGGCTCGTACATCAATTGGCCGGACGGCGATCTCGCCGACCCGGAATGGAATACGTCTGGCGTTCCCTGGTCGACGCTCTATTACGGCGACAACTATCCGCGACTGCGTGAGATCAAGTCGCGCTGGGACCCGCGCAACGTATTCCGGCACGCATTGTCTGTGGAAGGGCTGGCATCTGCCGGTGAAGACGGAGCCACCGGGCAGCCGGTGGCCGGACCTAGGGACACGGTGGCATGA
- a CDS encoding LuxR C-terminal-related transcriptional regulator encodes MVAQPVRVTSQMRRAYAVAVRRRSIDADELGAELGMERQDATRLLDELRELRLLHPDEDGVRLAAATPESARLQLLRPLERDLMARQDAIDGIRADLASLAPVFATASARREVAAPVELVRHGPTVRVLVAELAGGTREEILASQPGALSTEQLDEAQELIRHRTGGPRLRLLYQHSARYNHEATTLVLHLCAGGAEVRTTANGFTRMLVFDRRVAVLGLRGGLPGIAVVRDEQVVAALAESFDRTWHGARPFPLQHSRGQTVSVSCEVKQAIIRLLVSGESDRRIAAHIGLSLRTCQRHIAELMQALGAKNRLHAGYLLYEQLAKHNAAAAG; translated from the coding sequence ATGGTTGCTCAGCCGGTCCGTGTGACCTCGCAGATGCGTCGCGCCTACGCCGTGGCGGTGCGGCGGCGGTCGATCGACGCCGACGAACTCGGCGCCGAGCTGGGGATGGAACGCCAGGACGCCACCCGGCTGCTCGACGAGCTACGGGAGTTGCGGCTGCTGCATCCCGACGAGGACGGTGTCCGGCTGGCCGCGGCCACGCCCGAGTCGGCCCGGTTGCAGCTGCTGCGCCCGCTGGAGCGGGACCTGATGGCCCGGCAGGACGCGATCGACGGGATCAGAGCCGACCTGGCCTCGCTCGCCCCGGTCTTCGCGACCGCGTCCGCCCGCCGTGAGGTGGCCGCACCGGTCGAGCTGGTACGCCACGGCCCGACCGTGCGGGTGCTGGTCGCGGAGCTGGCCGGCGGCACCCGGGAGGAGATCCTGGCGTCGCAGCCGGGGGCACTCTCCACCGAGCAGCTCGACGAGGCCCAGGAACTGATCCGGCACCGGACCGGCGGTCCCCGGCTGCGCCTGCTCTACCAGCACAGCGCGCGCTACAACCACGAGGCCACCACCCTGGTCCTGCACCTGTGCGCGGGCGGCGCCGAGGTGCGCACGACCGCGAACGGCTTCACCCGGATGCTGGTCTTCGACCGCAGGGTGGCCGTCCTGGGCCTGCGTGGCGGGCTGCCCGGCATCGCCGTGGTCCGCGACGAGCAGGTGGTCGCCGCGCTCGCCGAGTCGTTCGACCGCACCTGGCACGGCGCCCGCCCGTTCCCGCTGCAGCACAGCCGCGGGCAGACGGTCAGCGTCTCCTGCGAGGTGAAACAGGCCATCATCCGGCTCCTCGTCTCCGGCGAGAGCGACAGGCGGATCGCCGCGCACATCGGCTTGTCGCTGCGGACCTGCCAGCGGCACATCGCCGAGCTGATGCAGGCGCTCGGCGCGAAGAACCGGCTGCATGCCGGCTACCTGCTGTACGAGCAGCTGGCCAAGCACAACGCCGCCGCCGCCGGGTGA